In gamma proteobacterium HIMB55, the genomic stretch GTGAACCCTGTTATAGCCTACTTTTAAGGTTGAGAGACCTGTGGCCTCCCGCTCGCGCCGTTCGATATCAACGAGGTACTCCCCGGCGTTCTCACTAATACCACGCAGTTCGTCGAGTTCGTCGTCATAGCCGGCGGCGAGGACACCACCGTCTCTAATGACAACGGGTGGCGACTCGATAAGCGCTTTACTTAGTAGCTCACACAACGCCGGATACTCACCGATGTCAGCTACGAGCGCTTCGAGCTTCTCAGACGCTCGAGGAACTGCGGATACTAACGCAGGAAGCGCCCATAAACTGTCACGCAAGCGAGTAAGATCACGCGGACGCGCAGAGCGAAGGGCAACGCGTGCGAGGATACGCTCCATATCGGAAATAGGCTTGAGATGCTGTCGTGTTCCCTCGTAGTTGTAATTGCTTTTCAGTGCCTCAACGGCCTCAAGGCGCGCTTCCAACTCATCACGGATACGCACGGGGCGATGGAACCACCGCTTTAAGTGGCGGGTGCCCATGGCCGTAACTGTCGAGTTGTAGACCGAGAACAGTGTGTTGTCCTCGTTACCGTGGACATTCTTATCGATCTCGAGGTTACGACGGGTCGCTGCATCCAAGACGACAGCATCGCTCTGTCGCTCGTACCGAATCGCGACGAGGTGAGGCAACTCGTTTCGTTGCGTATCTTTCACATAGTCCAATAAAGCACCTGCGGCGGATACTGCAAGCACGAGATCCTCACAGCCAAATCCACTTAAATCACGGGTTTGAAACTGTTGGTTGAGTGCTCGACGCGCACTTTCCTCATCAAACTGCCAAGCCGCGAGACGCCTGACCGCCACGTGATCGCCAAGTGCCGGGAGTGTCGCATCTTCTGCAACAAGCACCTCGGCAGGTGAGAGTCGCTGGAGTTCTGCCGCAAGTGCTTCTTCGCCCGCCATCTCTGACACTAGAAAGCGGCCGCTGCTCACATCCATCCAGGCGACACCGCAGTTCATTTGCTGCCGATAGACCGAAACGATCAGCGAGTCGCCGCTGGCGTCGAGCAAGGATTCGTCCGTGAGTGTGCCCGGTGTGACAATGCGCACCACTTTTCGCTCGACAGGCCCCTTGGATTCCGCTGGGTCACCAATTTGCTCAGCTATGGCTACTGAGAAACCTGCGCGCACTAATCTTGCGAGATAGCTCTCAGCCGCATGAAACGGGACGCCTGCCATAGGAATCGGCTCGCCCGCTGACTTTCCACGAGAGGTCAACGTGATGTCGAGCACAGGCGCCGCTATCTCTGCATCTTTGTAGAAAAGCTCGTAAAAATCGCCCATCCGATAGAACAACAACTCGTCCGGATGCTCCGACTTGATCGCCAAAAACTGGCGCATCATGGGGGTATGCTGAGCAGAGGTGTGCTGGCTTGTATCTGATGCTGAAGACATGAACGTCGGTCGGGCCAAAAACGCAAAGCGAGAGAATAGGTCAAAAGGCGCCTGCTTTAAATCCCGAAAGGCAATATCGACAAGGTTTCTTTCGAGCGTCAAAGCCCGAGTTAAAAGACCCTTTTGTGCGTCTAGCCATTGGGGTCAATAATCGCTATCGTCGCTGACAATTACAGTTATAAGTGGTGTCGCCATGCTCAAATTTCATGCGCCTTTGAGCGCCTTCTTTTTCGTCTTTAGTTTTACCTCGGCGCAGCTTGTTTCTGCCGCAACAGTGATTCACGCAGGCCATCTTTTTGATACTGCGAGCGGCAAAGTACTCGATAAGCAATCGGTTGTTATAGAGGCAGGGCGTGTCACCAATGTTGAGCCTGGTTTTATCGGTGGTGAGGAAGACG encodes the following:
- a CDS encoding DNA mismatch repair protein MutS (PFAM: MutS family domain IV; MutS domain II; MutS domain V; MutS domain I; MutS domain III~TIGRFAM: DNA mismatch repair protein MutS); translation: MMRQFLAIKSEHPDELLFYRMGDFYELFYKDAEIAAPVLDITLTSRGKSAGEPIPMAGVPFHAAESYLARLVRAGFSVAIAEQIGDPAESKGPVERKVVRIVTPGTLTDESLLDASGDSLIVSVYRQQMNCGVAWMDVSSGRFLVSEMAGEEALAAELQRLSPAEVLVAEDATLPALGDHVAVRRLAAWQFDEESARRALNQQFQTRDLSGFGCEDLVLAVSAAGALLDYVKDTQRNELPHLVAIRYERQSDAVVLDAATRRNLEIDKNVHGNEDNTLFSVYNSTVTAMGTRHLKRWFHRPVRIRDELEARLEAVEALKSNYNYEGTRQHLKPISDMERILARVALRSARPRDLTRLRDSLWALPALVSAVPRASEKLEALVADIGEYPALCELLSKALIESPPVVIRDGGVLAAGYDDELDELRGISENAGEYLVDIERREREATGLSTLKVGYNRVHGYYIEISRQQSDQAPETYQRRQTLKNVERFITPELKQFEDKALSSRSRALAREKHLYDALVERVAEDLIALQRTSNALCDLDVLACFAERADALTLTRPNFSNEVQLDITGGRHPVVEQVSDRPFIANNTLLNDTRRMLLITGPNMGGKSTYMRQNALITLLAHCGAFVPAQSATLSLVDRIFTRIGSSDDLASGLSTFMVEMTETANILHNATDRSLVLMDEVGRGTSTFDGLSIAWAAAVALAERVRALTFFATHYFELTALPEDHSAMANVHLDATEHEDHVVFMHHIQEGPANRSFGLEVAKLAGVPSGVLLHARQKLAELESQQVSQPGENSGGQTDLFSEPTQKSPALDVLSDIDPDQMTPKEALDALYTLKTLLDT